Proteins from a single region of Platichthys flesus chromosome 16, fPlaFle2.1, whole genome shotgun sequence:
- the psmc3ip gene encoding homologous-pairing protein 2 homolog: protein MSKKENGAPVILAYLNEKNRPYSAQDVFCNLQKQHGLGKTAVVKAMELLALEGKIKEKTYGKQKIYFADQAQFTDVSDTDLKGMDSQISVLAAEAQSLTQSCKQLDAELKELNSSLTAEEMKSEIQELKAECSGYRARLEKIKAATNHVTPEEKEKVYKERTVYVKEWKKRKRLASDMINSILEGYPKSKKEFLDEVGVETDEDNKVVVPST from the exons ATGAGTAAAAAAGAAAACG GTGCACCGGTAATACTCGCCTATTTGAATGAGAAGAACCGGCCATACAGCGCCCAGGATGTCTTCTGTAATCTACAAAAGCAGCACGGGCTGGGCAAAACT GCAGTGGTCAAAGCCATGGAGCTACTGGCTCTCGAGGGCAAGATAAAGGAGAAAACATATGGCAAGCAAAAGATTTATTTTGCGGATCAG GCCCAGTTCACAGATGTGAGTGACACAGACCTGAAGGGGATGGACAGTCAGATCTCGGTGCTCGCTGCAGAGGCTCAGTCCCTCACGCAGAGCTGCAAACAGTTAGATGCAG AGCTGAAGGAGCTCAACAGCTCCCTGACAGCAGAGGAGATGAAGTCAGAGATCCAAGAGCTGAAAGCAGAGTGCTCCGGGTACAGAGCGCGCCTGGAGAAGATAAAGGCGGCAACGAATCACGTCACgcctgaagagaaagagaag GTTTACAAAGAGCGGACAGTTTACGTGAAAGAGTGGAAAAAGAGGAAGCGATTG GCTTCCGACATGATAAATTCAATCCTGGAGGGATATCCTAAGAGCAAGAAGGAGTTCCTA GATGAAGTCGGAGTCGAGACGGACGAGGACAACAAGGTGGTTGTTCCGAGTACTTGA